In the genome of Montipora foliosa isolate CH-2021 chromosome 3, ASM3666993v2, whole genome shotgun sequence, one region contains:
- the LOC137995032 gene encoding melanocortin receptor 4-like, translated as MSLTNVAELEQNIRRLFCAEEITASLQKHFILPIAFSVVLAIFAIVGNILILIALHKQRSLHLPSRLLLRSLAVSDLLVGIVAEPARVAYWISLENKSWNVCAYFLNVGHVTSVVLCNVTLSIVTAISVDRLLALLLGLWYRQVATVKRVYVVVISLWIFSIFHVSFSFLNFEVWIIFELATISLCLGTSICCYTTIFLKLRRRQPRAFAASIQERDNQTIELDLVPYRRAVFTALWVQFTLVVSYLPYILVAPFAYREVQMRRSSAFLLAEEIAIVFLYSSSSFNPILLYWRITELRQALNETLRQWFCHPNQ; from the coding sequence ATGTCCTTGACAAACGTCGCAGAACTGGAACAGAATATACGAAGGTTGTTTTGTGCGGAAGAAATAACCGCAAGTTTACAGAAGCACTTTATTTTACCCATAGCCTTCAGCGTTGTTCTTGCCATTTTTGCAATTGTGGGAAATATTCTGATCTTAATCGCCCTTCACAAGCAAAGGTCACTTCATCTACCTTCCAGATTATTGCTTCGCAGCCTAGCTGTGAGTGATCTCTTAGTCGGGATCGTTGCAGAACCTGCCCGAGTTGCCTACTGGATTTCTTTAGAGAACAAAAGTTGGAACGTTTGTGCTTACTTCCTTAACGTAGGCCACGTAACTAGCGTTGTTTTGTGTAATGTAACTTTGTCGATTGTGACAGCCATAAGCGTAGATAGACTTCTCGCGCTGTTGTTGGGACTCTGGTACAGGCAAGTAGCAACCGTCAAGCGAGTCTATGTTGTCGTGATCTCTCTGtggattttttcaattttccatgtttcgttttcctttttgaactTTGAAGTGTGGATAATTTTTGAACTTGCTACCATATCTCTGTGTCTGGGCACATCCATTTGTTGTTACACAACAATTTTCCTCAAGCTTCGCCGACGCCAACCTCGAGCTTTTGCCGCGAGTATCCAGGAGCGAGACAATCAAACAATCGAACTAGACTTGGTACCATACAGAAGAGCAGTATTCACTGCACTGTGGGTGCAATTTACATTAGTCGTGAGTTATTTACCATACATTCTAGTAGCGCCATTCGCTTATCGAGAAGTTCAAATGAGGCGGTCATCAGCTTTTCTTCTAGCAGAGGAAATAGCAATAGTTTTTCTTTATTCAAGCTCGTCGTTTAACCCAATTCTTCTCTACTGGAGAATCACAGAACTGAGGCAAGCTCTAAATGAGACACTGAGGCAGTGGTTTTGTCACCCAAACCAATAA